atttaattctgaTTAGTTTAGCTAGATTAAAAACTCactaatcaaattaattgattcattttttttttaataaaataatattattctatttttttaaaaaaaatactaaattaaatttaaatcaagatAACTAGTTTACAAACTCacttatcaaattaattgaattaatatttttttaaaaaaaaaatctttgtggTCGCATTAGATTTTATAGCCATGGAAACGAATGAATCTTTGGGGGAGGATCAAGAATTTGTTTAttagaattttgtttaattttaaagtaaattttttaatttttaaatccagATAGTTAAATGCATAAATAAGTATTACATAGATAAATATTGGAtgagtattttattattattaacataaaatcTAGAGATTATCctgtaaaaacaatttaatttaaattaatttattacctagcaaaaatattcattgtgattaataaaaataattgattatctCCAGTAATGTATCTCCATAAAAATGGCCAAAGATAGCTTACATCCTTTCACTGATATCATCATATTGTGAACTATTGCAATTCCAGTTTCCAGTTTCCAATCTTCATctctttcaattcatttttatttttatttttattttttaaccttcCATATTTCTCACAGCCCAGTCATTTTGATTTAGCTCTTTTAATGGCGACAATGCTTCATCCATAATCCATAATCAAAATTCGTATGTGCATGCTGCTAGCTagttctctcctttttttttaaaaaaaaaataataataattaatatacttttattatcaaataacaaaagcagaaaaaaaaaggggaaaaccAATATGCTTGCTAAACCCaaactttttcattttattttatttttctctcagtTACCATTGCTTTTGCTTTGTAGAAAAATccccaacaaaaattaaataaatatcaaacccCATTGTTTTCCAACATCATGTCTCAATAAATCATCACATGTTAATTGCAATTGGCAAATGATAAGACTTGTGTCTGATGCATcgattatttcttgttttttttttttaatccaagtatttttatattttttaaaaaataaaactagtctCGTTCAGGATTCGTATGTATCCTGAATATTACTTGTGTTTTTACTcttacataaatataataatgccGATCAATATTTCATTGATATTCATTATTTCTTGTTCTAATTCTTTATATACTTCTTcttttataatgataaaaattattttattatgattctaaaaacatatttatttttatatattaatttccaTTTTCTTAACTAAATACATTTTCGTCTCTTTTACATGTTTCTTTTTATCCAAGGCACTAgtcaaatacaatttaaaaaatttaattaacctACAAAATTCTAAAACCCCATTTTTAGAGATGATTGGATTGTCACTAAATCTTCAGTAGAATAATACCTGATCTTGTATTATGTTCCAACTCGATCCTCCATAATGATGCTTGGAGGATGTAGCTAAGAAAGACCTTAGCTacctttccttccttccttccttctctttctttttctatgaaTTCCCTGTTCCTATCTTAGGAActcgaaaagaaaagaatattgaGGATTGCTTTGATTAATCTCTTTTATAACCAAGAATCTCTCTATGCACCTCTtaaaattcctttcttttccttctccttttctttactAAGAATGTTCCTTTTCCCCTTCTATCACCTATCCTTTATCGACcgatttccttaaaaaaaaaaaaaagagtaagtcTCAAACCCAATCATTTGATTACAACCGAAGCAAACCCATTTTCATGCACCAATCAAACAACTGCCATTGCTCTATATATTGGTTGTCTTAAAGAAGAGTTGATCAAAAAGCCTTTCGTGATCATCTTCTTTCCTTCAAAACCTTGTGCTGCTACAAAAAATAAGTGTTGTTACATAATGGCAACCTTGAAGAGGTCAGACTCCATAGCTGACAACATGCCAGAAGCCTTGAAACAAAGCAGGTATCACATGAAGAAATGTTTTGCCAAGTACATAGAGAAGGGAAGGAGAACAATGAAGCTTCAACAATTACTTGATGAGATGGAGAATGTTATTGATGATCAGGTTGAAAGAACTAGGGTCTTGGAAGGTTTACTAGGGGACATTTGGTTTTCCATTCAGGTTTGTATTCTCTGGTCCTTTCTTCTTGGTAAGAGACaacttcatcctttaacattcaTGGGTTTCATTTTTTACCCTTGAAATTAAGAAATTCGTACAATGTTATTCTTATGTAGAGTTTGTTTATtgtttagaaacaaaaaaaaaaaaaaccgagacaaCGAAGACATGTTTCCATGTTCttcttaattgttttgaaaCGACAAAAATTTACTCTAAAACTATTTCaaagacaaatttattttatgtttctgtATCCATCCTCCTATATTGTCTAAACTAATGTGTAGCTTGTAGCTCATTGGTACTCTTGTAAAATAAAAGTGAGGGCTCGAGTTTGAGTCTCATCTCTATACAAGCAGCTtcagaaattttattttctaagagaAATCACATGTAATTTGCAGGAAGCAGTTGTTAATCCACCATATGTAGCTTTTTCCATTAGACCAAGCCCCGGATTTTGGGAATATGTGAAGGTGAACTCTGCTAATCTTTCAGTAGAGGGCATCACTGTTACAGACTacttgaaattcaaagaaatgaTATATGATGAGAACTGGTATGCTATGCACTCTTCTGTCTAGTCAGTTTCACACCGGGTTTTCCTTGTAGATTTCTACTAAAAAACCTGCTGTCATTGCAGGGCGAAGGATGCTAATGCTTTGGAAGTCGATTTCGGTGCATTTGATTTCTCTGTGCCTCACTTGACCTTAAGTTCTTCCATTGGAAATGGGCTTGATTTTGTTTCAAAGTTTGTAACTTCAAAGCTAAGCGGCCGCCTGGAGAATGCTCAGCCTCTGGTGGATTACTTGCTATCTCTGAATCGTCAAGGAGAAGTACGAGAGaaacaatttcattttctaTTCAGGATTGCAATGCatgaatatttgattttctaatgCCTCTGAATTTGCAGAAACTTATGATAAATGAGACCCTCGGCACCGTCGGAAAGCTGCAGATGGCATTGATAATTGCTGAAGTCTACCTCTCAGGACTTGCCAAGGACACCCCATTTCAGGATTTTGAGATAAGGTGAATATTTTTGCCATCAGACACTGAAATTTCACAATGTAGACCCTGGAAATTGATGTTCTTCGTTTCACAGCTTCAAAGAATGGGGCTTCGAGAAGGGGTGGGGTGATACTGCAGAAAGAGTGAAGGAGACAATGAGATGTCTCTCAGAAGTACTCCAAGCACCGGATCCAATGAACATGGAGAAATTTCTTAGCAGGCTACCAACAGTATTTAATGTTGTCATTTTCTCTCCTCATGGCTACTTCGGTCAAGCAGATGTCCTCGGTTTGCCAGATACAGGCGGACAGGTATGAATTTCAATTCCCTAATGCAGTAAAACAAGTTTACTGGTACTTGATATTCTTGATCACAAACCTGTGCAACTACTCTAAACAGGTGGTCTACATTCTAGATCAAGTGAAAGCCTTGGAAGAGGAATTGCTTCTTAGGATTAAGCAACAAGGCCTAAATGTGAAACCTCAAATTGTTGTGGTAAGTTCACCAGCCCTCAAGGAGTTACTAATCCAATCAGGGTTGCAGGAGTCTGTCTAATCATGTTCTTGCCTAAACAGGCCACGCGACTCATTCCTGATGCTCGGGGAACAAAGTGCAACCTGGAATTCGAAGCAATTGATGGCACCAAGTATTCAAACATCCTCAGGGTGCCATTTAGGGTAGAGAATAGGGTCCTCCGCCAGTGGGTTTCACGTTTCGATGTCTATCCCTATATCGAGAAGTTTACCCAGGCATATTTTGAACCGTCAGATGATTCATTTTAAATCTTTCTTCATTCATGTTCTGGGGATTCCTGTTATTACTGAATGCACTTGTCTGTTTTTATATCAGGAAGTTACGACCAAGATCTTAGACCTCATGGAAGGAAACCCAGATCTCATCATCGGGAACTACTCTGATGGGAATTTAGCAGCAACTCTCATGGCTGGTAAACTTGGGGTAACTCAGGCAACTATTGCACATGCTTTGGAGAAGACAAAGTACGAAAATTCTGATGTCAAGTGGAAGGAATTACAATCTAAGTATCACTTCCCATGCCAGTTTATGGCTGATATAGTTGCAATGAATGCGACAGATTTCGTCATAGCAAGTACATATCAAGAGATTGCAGGAAGGTTAGAAAATTGTCCACACTTCTCTGAATGATTCTATATTAAACCGTAGCTTGTCAAGTGATTCCAAATTTCTTCCGCTAATTATCAGAGCAAAACTATCCTATACAAATGTATTGAAACCCTATGTTATATTATTGCAGCAAAGATAGACCTGGACAGTATGAGAGCCATGCTGCATTCACATTGCCAGGGCTGTGTAGAGTTGTTTCCGGTGTCAATGTCTTTGATCCAAAGTTTAACATTGCTGCACCCGGGGCTGACCAATCTGTGTATTTCCCTCACACAGAGAAACAGAGTCGATTCACGCAGTTTAATCCTGACATTGAAGAATTGTTGTATAGCAAAGTGGTCAATGACGAACACATGTAAGTACTCAGAAATCATTTACTTTAGATTGTCATTGAGAGCAATTAAAACTACCCAGCATCTTATATGAGCTTATTTAAATAACAGCGGATATCTAGAGGACAAGAAGAAGCCTATTATCTTCTCCATGGCAAGGCTCGATACGGTGAAGAACCTTACTGGACTAACCGAGTGGTACGGGAAGAACAAGAGACTCAGAGGTTTAGTTAATCTTGTTATAGTTGGTGGATTCTTTGATCCAAACAAATCTAAAGACAGAGAAGAAATGGCTGAAATAAAGAAGATGCATGAATTGATAGAGAAGTACCAACTCAAGGGTCAGATCAGATGGATAGCAGCTCAGACCGATAGGAAGCGCAATGGAGAACTGTACCGTTGTATCGCTGATACAAAGGGAGCTTTCGTGCAGCCTGCTCTCTATGAAGCATTTGGACTCACCGTCATCGAGGCTATGAACTGCGGATTGCCCACCTTCGCAACCAATCAAGGAGGCCCGTCTGAAATCATCGTCGATGGGATCTCAGGATTTCATATTGATCCAAAAAATGGAGATGAGTCGAGCAACATTATCGCTGATTTCTTTGAGAAGTGCAAGGTGGATCCCGGACACTGGAATAAGTATTCAGTGGAGGGGTTGAAACGGATAAATGAATGGTAACTACACTCGTCGCAGACAACATCCTCGTGTTCTTGCGCGCTTATGTTTACTAACCGAAACCTCATTCACTTTGTTTTGTAGCTATACATGGAAGATCTATGCAAACAAATTGTTGAACATGGGTAACATGTATAGTTTCTGGAGGCAGCTCAACAAGGAGCAGAAACTAGCAAAGCAGAGATACATCCAGTTGTTCTTTAATCTTAAATTCAGGGAACTGGTATGCGCTCTCTCCTTACATGCTACCATGGCGAGCACTCTCTAGTCTCTGCCTACAGTCTTACAATCAGTAATAATAACTATTGAAAATTTTCACTTGTTCCTCACGTGAAACTTCCAGGTACAGAGCGTGCCTATCCCAACCGAAGAAGGTCAAACACCAGTCTCAGAGCCACCAGCCAGAACACAGTCCAGTGCAAGGTAGGGAAGTTGATTCTCTACAAGTACAATCATTTTCTgagtacttttttttattatacaaaataagtttttcaCTTTTCTAACATTTTATGCAAGCTAACTTGCATATTTTGACTCATGCAGCGTGAAACGAACTCAGTCGCGATGGCAGAAGTATGAACTACAAACCCGAATAGCTAATTTCTTTGGATCCTGCAATAAAGGAACTCATATCATCTTTGTCCTACTTTCAGGTTTTTCGGAGCTTAAGCTGTAACAAGGAAGCATGGATCAGCATAGCAGGCATCCTGTGGCCCCTGATATTGTTGTTAActgttatgttttttctttctgtttgatCCTCTACTTTCACAATTCAACTTCAGTCTAtcactgaaaagaaaataaataaatgggaaTATGTACAACTCATAAATTCAGTGTGAGATAGttttcaattgattaataatagTGCTTTAACAGAAGCAAGAAGTTTACCTACTTGTCGAAAGCTATACCTACGGATATACATTCAAATGATAAAGTATGTCCACGTTCATCAATGTCAGGGGAAATAAAAAATCGCAGCAAGATTGACCAAGTCAGTGTCAAGAAATTCAATGGCCCTTCATAGGTCCCCTGTCTAATATTTCCATTTCATCGTCGAGCATGCTTGTGGAACAAGCTTACAGGCTGTGTTTTGCCTCCTTTTCCCTCTTCATTTAGGAGAGGTGTAGGGAGCCAAGTTCAACAATAACATCTTACAGAAGTTTTCCACCATCTTGAAAAAACAAGATAGCTTACTTCCAGGCTAGCTAAATCTATCAGCACTTACTGTTTCGGGATCCATTCTCATGGGACAACAATGCTGAATCCATTGATTTTGACGGATTGTTGAGCCTTGTTGAACTAAAAGCACCATCAGGTGTCATTGTGGAGCTTTCAGAGCCAAATTCACTAATCAAATGAGAACATAATCTTAATCCCTGCAACAAGGAAACAGGAAACAGAAACGGGTTtgcattaaaaagaagaagactaaTTCTGAATGTTATCAGATTCAGGACAACTGTAATTACAATCACCAAATACCTTGCAAGCATTGATTGGAAATGCTCTCAGCTTCATGGAAGCTTTGGGACCAAATGATAGCAGAGGTCTTCGAACATgctgcaaataaaaaatatagcgTGTAAGTTGATttgttaaagtatttttttgtttaaaaatatattaaaataattttttagatttttttattttagaaattaaagtattaaaactataaaaaaatactaaaaaatattaatttaatattttttcaaggtaaacatattttcaaaacataatcaaattttattccaaacacaaaaaagaagaagctagaaTAGTATAAAAGTAAAAGACTTCTTACTGGAGTTTGATTGCTGAGTCAACATTTAACTGAAATATTTGGTGCATCAATATTCTCAACAGAATTCCATGAATTGTAATATATCTGATGGGCTTGGGCTTGGGCTCATGATTGGATCTAAGTCTAATTATTCTGTCAATTGGCCCAcatcaacaaaaatccaaaagtcATCCAACCGTGGTTCTACTCATGTCACCtaactcttttcttttggtGAAAAAAGAGgattattccttttctttttctttcttttatttttgaaaatggattttttttttctatttaaaaagcaaagagacaactaaaataaccttaaaaaatagctaaaatttaaaataattaatcataaaatattgggggagaaatagaaagagaaagaaaaagaaaaaaaaaataaattcaagatgTCCTTTTGCTTTCACTTTGTcaaaaatatcaatcaatatattaactgatattttatttttacgttgAGGCTTCGTTTGGTGAGACTAAAAAAACGCAAAACCATGATAGGAGAAGCCACAAGCTCTGGCGGTGGAGGCAAGGATGATTCTGCTGCTGTTTCTGCCAGAAAGAACAAGAAACCCAACTGTATGAAAAAcccatctttcttttcttttttataattcgaTGTGTTCCAATTTATGATTTGTGTGGTTTCTGTATTGACTTGGTTTGAATTATCACTACCCTTTATGTAATTCTTGTTGGTATTTGGGAAGGTctgaatcttttttattttcttgaaatgggtttttgtttgtttatgtaaaGGTGATTGCTTTAGGGAGGTTGtgattgtgtttttggtggcAAATCTgggatatagttttttttttttgggtaaataACAAatggtttttgttaaaattttcgTCCCTTACATATATAATTACCTGCATTGCCTTTTTAATCTGGTAAATTTGATGTTTTCACCTGTTGATCACCTGTTGAAATGCtggtgttttaattttaatctggGGTGCtggattttgaaaatcaaattatgGGCTGAATTGTGTTGTTTTATTCAATGAGTTTTACGAGTGGAGAATTTTCTGAGCATATGGTTGTTTGGCCTTGGTGGATGCAGATTCTAGATTCACACAGCAAGAGCTTCCTGCTTGTAAACCTATTTTAACGCCGGGATGGGTATGGTTTAGAATATTTCACGACTGATTTCTGTTTGACTTCTGCTTCAGTGTAGTactgttctttgtttttttaattacttggactgttatttttaatgttttcaggtCATTACATCATTCATTGTTGTTGGAGTTGTGTTTATCCCTATAGGCCTTGCTTCCTTGTATGCATCAGAACATGTAAGTCTATTTTAATCTTGTTTGACTATATTGCTAATTGCCTTGTTTTGTAGATGGCTCTAACATGaagctctctctttttttttccccctcatCTGGCATCATGTAGGTGGTGGAAATTGTGGAGCGATATGACAAAGATTGTATTCCCCCTGATTATAGAAATAACAGCCTACATTATATCCAAACCAGCGAAATTAACAAGACTTGTACAATGACCATTAATGTTAGTCCAATTTCCTTACTTGATGTGCTTAAAGAAATTTGGCTTCCTTCTTTTATTTGTGTCTGTCTTCTTTTAAtctaagctgcattgtttttcaAAGATGCCTTGACTGAAGATTATTTCAGGTTCCAAAGCACATGAAAAGTCCTGTTTTCATCTATTATGAGCTTGATAACTTTTACCAGAACCACCGTCGGTGAGTAGAAGAAATATTTACTGCTGTGTGGTTTTTG
This DNA window, taken from Populus alba chromosome 17, ASM523922v2, whole genome shotgun sequence, encodes the following:
- the LOC118031772 gene encoding sucrose synthase 5; this encodes MATLKRSDSIADNMPEALKQSRYHMKKCFAKYIEKGRRTMKLQQLLDEMENVIDDQVERTRVLEGLLGDIWFSIQEAVVNPPYVAFSIRPSPGFWEYVKVNSANLSVEGITVTDYLKFKEMIYDENWAKDANALEVDFGAFDFSVPHLTLSSSIGNGLDFVSKFVTSKLSGRLENAQPLVDYLLSLNRQGEKLMINETLGTVGKLQMALIIAEVYLSGLAKDTPFQDFEISFKEWGFEKGWGDTAERVKETMRCLSEVLQAPDPMNMEKFLSRLPTVFNVVIFSPHGYFGQADVLGLPDTGGQVVYILDQVKALEEELLLRIKQQGLNVKPQIVVATRLIPDARGTKCNLEFEAIDGTKYSNILRVPFRVENRVLRQWVSRFDVYPYIEKFTQEVTTKILDLMEGNPDLIIGNYSDGNLAATLMAGKLGVTQATIAHALEKTKYENSDVKWKELQSKYHFPCQFMADIVAMNATDFVIASTYQEIAGSKDRPGQYESHAAFTLPGLCRVVSGVNVFDPKFNIAAPGADQSVYFPHTEKQSRFTQFNPDIEELLYSKVVNDEHIGYLEDKKKPIIFSMARLDTVKNLTGLTEWYGKNKRLRGLVNLVIVGGFFDPNKSKDREEMAEIKKMHELIEKYQLKGQIRWIAAQTDRKRNGELYRCIADTKGAFVQPALYEAFGLTVIEAMNCGLPTFATNQGGPSEIIVDGISGFHIDPKNGDESSNIIADFFEKCKVDPGHWNKYSVEGLKRINECYTWKIYANKLLNMGNMYSFWRQLNKEQKLAKQRYIQLFFNLKFRELVQSVPIPTEEGQTPVSEPPARTQSSASVKRTQSRWQKFFGA